A region from the Lolium perenne isolate Kyuss_39 chromosome 4, Kyuss_2.0, whole genome shotgun sequence genome encodes:
- the LOC127292747 gene encoding uncharacterized protein: MSDGADKQGMKKAAQKLVQSLQQIVNLPLPEIKAALSACGMDTGAAVARLLSKGKHDIANEEEQNSKSKKEKIEEDNLSANDEDDEDSSSSTHDLDLPTTSSDELDPYIDTDLEENDDGCIFWASGASGPSKLRVGVMESKDEDDEDQMIYHPSKKPKLATPSGLNTGKKKTPKKKTQKSKSLFCKVCKTREFANYHLLRRHNRLEHGNRTI, translated from the exons ATGAGCGACGGCGCCGATAAGCAAGGGATGAAGAAGGCGGCACAGAAGCTAGTGCAGAGCCTGCAGCAGATCGTGAACCTCCCCCTGCCCGAGATCAAGGCGGCGCTGAGCGCTTGCGGCATGGACACCGGCGCGGCGGTCGCCCGGCTCCTCTCAAAAG GCAAGCATGATATAGCTAATGAAGAAGAGCAAAATTCCAAAAGCAAAAAGGAGAAAATTGAGGAAGATAACCTGTCTGCGAACGACGAAGATGATGAAGATAGCTCTTCTTCGACACATGACTTGGATTTGCCAACAACATCTTCAGATGAA CTCGACCCTTACATCGATACAGATTTGGAGGAAAACGATGATGGTTGTATTTTCTGGGCTTCTGGGGCTTCTGGGCCTTCAAAGCTTCGGGTTGGTGTGATGGAGAGCAAAGATGAAGACGATGAAGATCAAATG ATATATCATCCTTCTAAGAAGCCAAAGCTAGCAACACCAAGTGGGCTGAATACAG GCAAGAAGAAGACTCCGAAGAAAAAAACTCAAAAGTCAAAGTCGCTCTTCTGCAAGGTCTGCAAGACCAG GGAATTTGCCAATTATCATCTTCTTCGACGTCACAACAGATTGGAGCATGGCAATCGCACCATTTAG